The Archangium primigenium genomic interval TCCGCCGCCCCCGTCTTCGTGCGGTACGTGCCGTCGATGCGCGGCTTGAGCTCCTCCACGAGGAAGCGGCCATAGCCATCCGCCTTGCCGCACTGCTCGCCCTTGATGTCCTTCCACCGCGGGTCGGGCACCTGGGTGTACTCGATGGCGCGGTCGGCGCCCGCGTTGTAGACGCCCACGATGATGACCGGCTCCACCTCGCCCGCGTTGATGAGATCCCGCGCCGTCTCGTCCACCTTCCACTCGCCCGCGTAGGACGTGGCCGCATCCATCACGTTCTGCCCGTCGTGCATGTACAGCACCGGGTAGCGCCGCGCGGCGTTCTCCGGCAGCTCGTAGCCCGGCGGCAGCCAGACGATGACGTCCCGCTTGGCCTGGGTGGCGTACGCGGAGGGGACGTCCCGCAGGTACTCGATGTTGCCCGTGGTCGTGTGCTCGACGGGCGCCTTGTAGAGGTCCTCCCAGTTGGCCACGGTGAAGGTGACGCGCTCGAAGCCGCCGCCCGTCGTGAAGGCCCGGTTGTCGACGGACTTGCCCTCGCTGCTGTTCTCCACCTTGGCCCACTCACCGCGCGTCACCTTGAACTCGAGCGACGTGCCCGGCGCGAAGGACAGCGTCGTGGCGTAGTGGCTGTCCACGGCCTTGTAGAGCTTCGCGCCCGAGGGATTCCAACCGCCGAGCTCGGGCTGGTTGCCCGCGAGCCAGATCGTGTCCTCGCGCGGGGTGCTCTCCGGCGCGGCTACGAGGAAGACCGTCTGGGGACGGGTCTGCCCGGTGGCGGGGCCCCAGCGCTCCACGGTGAGGTCCACCTTCTGCTCCACCAGCTCGCGGGCCGTGAAGGTGTACGCGGGCTTGCGCACGCCCGCCAGGTCGAGGGCGTCACCCTGGTCCGGCGACGAGGCGAGCCGCACCTCGTAGCTGACCGCCTTCTCCTTGGGCAGCCGCGTCTTGCCCGAGAAGACGAGCCCCCCCTGGTAGATGAGCTCCAGCCCCCCCCCGATGCGACCGGAGAAGCCGGGATCCTCTCCGTAGAGGAAGATCCGGGCGTCCACGGGCGTCTCGGGCGGCACGGTCAGGTTGAACTGCACGTCGGTGTACGGATCGGGCGGGGAGGGCGTGGGGGTGGGGGCGGGCGTGTCGCAGCCCACGAGCGCGGTGAGGACGAGCAGGGCCAGGAGCGTGGGTCGGGAGGCAGCGGGGTGCGTCATGGGCTTCCAGGTGCGAGCGGGGAGGAGAGAACGCGCTCGGAACCCGAGGGCCCGGCGCATTCCCGAGGGGGAGCCTAGCGCGTCGAAGGACCGGGTGGGAGGCAGGGGGCCGCCGGGACTTCCGGGACGCTCCGTCCAAGCCCCGCGATAGGCTGGCGGGTCGCCGATACGGCTGGTCGTGCCTGTCTACTCTGGCGCGGTACCATCCAGCCAGGAACCAAGGCATGGCTCGGGGAGTGATACATGGCGTTCTTGCAATCGGCATTGGGCGCGGCACGGTGGATTCGAGTGGGGTGCGCCATCGCTTGCATCCTGAGTGGATGTGCCACGGTCGCGCCGGTGAGTGGTCCGGAGGCGGGGACGCAACGCGCGGGGGACTCGAATCGGGGTGAAGGTTCTCCGTCGGAACCGGTCGCACCAGGCCCGTCCGCCGCCGCGCACCCCGTGGACGGGTTGGAGGCTGAATGCTCTCGCGGGAGTGCTCCTTCATGCCTCAGGCGTGGCAACGCTTTGATGAAGCGTAAGGGCGTGAGCGAAGCTGAGAAACACGAAGCGGAGTTGTTGTATAAAAGGGCCTGCGAGCTTGGGGATCAGGTCGGGTGTTTGTCCCACGATTTGCTCCGCGAGCATCGCCGTATCGCCGAGCAGGACGCTCGCCGAGCAGTGGCTCCCCCTGAGACCGCATGCGCGGACAATGCGGAGAAGGGGTGCGTGCGTCCCGATCCGCTTCGTCACGCGGGGGGCGACAAGGACGATCCTGAGACGATGCGAGTGCTTGACAGGGCATGCGCTGCTGGCGAAGGAGCGGCGTGTTTCCGACTCGGGATGATTCTCGCGGAGGGTCCAGGGGGGAGGAAGCGCGAGCGACTGACCGCTGGAATGTTCGCGAAAGCGTGTGAAATGAACTACCTCGAGGCCTGCCATCGTCTCGGATTGCTTTATGAGGTGGGCAAAGGCGTGGCGGTCGATGAACGCCGAGCAGCGGTCTTGTATGAGCAGTCGTGCTCGGCTGGAATCGCCAAGGGGTGTTCTCTTCTGGGGATGCTCCATGAGAGGGGTCGCGGCGTGACGCAGGATCTGCGCCGAGCCGTCACGCTGCACAAGACCGCATGTGCGGCGGATGACGTCGACGGATGTACACGCCTGGTCATGCTCTATGGGAATGGATGGGTCGGGGCCGAGGACGTGCGCCGTGGGATGGCGTCCCTCGAGAAGGCCTGTGCGGCTGGCGGGGCCGAGGGGTGCTTCATCCTCGGGCGGATTCACTCGAGAGGGCTTGGCGTGGCCAAGGACGACGTCCAAGCGGCTCGGCTGTATGCCAAGGCCTGCTCGGCGGGAGAGCCCAGGGGGTGCTTTGGACTCGGCGTGCTTCACGAGAATGGCCGCGGCGTGGACAGAAGTGATGAGCAAGCCGCTGTGTTCTACGAGCGGGCGTGTGAGGGTGGGGAGCCCGCGGGGTGTTTCAATCTCGCGTCGTTCTATGCGGGGGGGCGCGGAGTCGTGGAGGACCCTCGCCGGGCCGCGACGCTCTATGAGAAATCGTGTGATTCAGGCGTGCCCGCTGGGTGCTCGGGACTTGGCGTCCTCCACGAAAGGGGCTGGGGCGTGAGCAAGGACGAGGGCCGTGCCGCTGCCTTGTTCGAGAAGGGATGTGAGGGCGGGGATCCCATGGGGTGTTTCAATCTGGGCGTGCTCTACGAGACGGGTCGAGGTGTGGCCATGGATGCGGCTCGTGCCAATGCGCTCTACGAGAAAACGTGTGCGGCCGGCGAGAGCGCCGGATGCGGACGACGGACGCCGTGAGTCACGTGGGCGCTCCTGGCGTTCGGTCGAGGGCTGAATGTTTCTCAGCGGGGCGGTTCAGCACCCGCTGACAGGTGACGCCTCACGGCCTCGCGCGGGCGCCGTGGGGCCGCTTCCGCGGGGCGAGCGCCAGGCCCACCAGGGCG includes:
- a CDS encoding alpha/beta hydrolase-fold protein, producing MTHPAASRPTLLALLVLTALVGCDTPAPTPTPSPPDPYTDVQFNLTVPPETPVDARIFLYGEDPGFSGRIGGGLELIYQGGLVFSGKTRLPKEKAVSYEVRLASSPDQGDALDLAGVRKPAYTFTARELVEQKVDLTVERWGPATGQTRPQTVFLVAAPESTPREDTIWLAGNQPELGGWNPSGAKLYKAVDSHYATTLSFAPGTSLEFKVTRGEWAKVENSSEGKSVDNRAFTTGGGFERVTFTVANWEDLYKAPVEHTTTGNIEYLRDVPSAYATQAKRDVIVWLPPGYELPENAARRYPVLYMHDGQNVMDAATSYAGEWKVDETARDLINAGEVEPVIIVGVYNAGADRAIEYTQVPDPRWKDIKGEQCGKADGYGRFLVEELKPRIDGTYRTKTGAADTGLVGSSLGGLVSMYLGMTHAETFTRLGVVSPSVFWGDSDILARVEALPGKLSGTRIWLDIGTKEGTRESQEETVESTRKLRDRLTAKGWVLDADLKYVEIEGAGHNEGAWSARFGDILKYLFPAN
- a CDS encoding SEL1-like repeat protein; its protein translation is MNYLEACHRLGLLYEVGKGVAVDERRAAVLYEQSCSAGIAKGCSLLGMLHERGRGVTQDLRRAVTLHKTACAADDVDGCTRLVMLYGNGWVGAEDVRRGMASLEKACAAGGAEGCFILGRIHSRGLGVAKDDVQAARLYAKACSAGEPRGCFGLGVLHENGRGVDRSDEQAAVFYERACEGGEPAGCFNLASFYAGGRGVVEDPRRAATLYEKSCDSGVPAGCSGLGVLHERGWGVSKDEGRAAALFEKGCEGGDPMGCFNLGVLYETGRGVAMDAARANALYEKTCAAGESAGCGRRTP